One Mesorhizobium shangrilense genomic window carries:
- a CDS encoding M3 family metallopeptidase yields MPSTKTLDLAAHPLTAWQGPLGLPDFASIGDGDFSDVFDAALKAHDAEIEAIAGNAEAPTIENTLAALELGGEALDHVSSIFWCRAGAHTNEAIQALERDISPRMSRHFSAISMNERLFARIDDLYQRRETLELDAETLRVLEKTWKGFVRSGAKLDADGKKRLAKISEELSSLGTNFGQNVLADERDWALFLDEADLAGLPDFLKGSMAEAAEMRGQKGRYAVTLSRSIYEPFSTFSERRDLREIAFRAFTMRGQNGGATDNIAVVSDMLRLRAEKAKLLGYASYAALKLDDTMAKTPKAVHALLDPVWEKALEKAAADQVELERLATEAGSNEKFAAWDWRFYQEKLRAEKFAFDEAELKPYLQLDRVIDACFDVATKLFGITFEEKKGIAAWHPDARVFVVKNADGSERGLFLADYFARPSKRSGAWMSALKSGYKLGRGSKPVIYNIMNFAKPPVGEPALLSVDEAKTLFHEFGHALHGMLTDVTWPSVAGTSVSRDFVELPSQLYEHWLTVPAVLEKHALHVKTGKPMPKALLDKMLATRTFGAGFATVEFTASALVDMAYHARPNGPEEPLRFEAETLETLHMPDTIAMRHRTPHFGHVFAGDGYSAGYYSYMWSEVLDADAFAAFEETGDPFNPALAERLRKNIYAAGGSKDPEELYTAFRGKMPSPDAMMAKRGLV; encoded by the coding sequence ATGCCCTCCACGAAGACGCTCGACCTTGCCGCCCATCCGTTGACCGCGTGGCAGGGACCGCTTGGCCTGCCCGATTTCGCCAGCATTGGCGACGGTGATTTCTCCGATGTCTTCGACGCGGCGCTCAAGGCGCATGACGCCGAGATAGAGGCGATCGCCGGCAATGCCGAGGCGCCGACCATCGAGAACACGCTTGCCGCGCTGGAACTTGGCGGCGAAGCGCTCGACCATGTCTCGTCGATCTTCTGGTGCCGCGCCGGCGCCCACACCAACGAGGCGATCCAGGCGCTGGAGCGCGACATCTCGCCGAGGATGTCCAGGCATTTCTCGGCGATCTCGATGAACGAGAGGCTGTTTGCCCGCATCGACGATCTCTACCAGCGCCGCGAGACACTGGAGCTCGACGCCGAGACGCTGCGCGTGCTGGAAAAGACCTGGAAAGGCTTTGTCCGCTCCGGCGCCAAGCTCGACGCCGACGGCAAGAAGCGGCTGGCGAAGATCAGTGAGGAGTTGTCATCGCTCGGCACGAATTTCGGCCAGAACGTGCTTGCCGACGAGCGCGACTGGGCGCTGTTCCTCGACGAGGCCGACCTTGCCGGCCTGCCCGATTTCCTGAAAGGCTCGATGGCGGAGGCCGCCGAGATGCGCGGCCAGAAGGGCCGCTACGCCGTCACCCTGTCGCGTTCGATCTACGAGCCGTTCTCGACCTTCTCCGAACGCCGCGACCTGCGCGAGATCGCCTTCCGCGCCTTCACCATGCGCGGCCAGAACGGTGGCGCCACCGACAACATCGCCGTTGTCAGCGATATGCTGCGCCTGCGCGCCGAGAAGGCGAAGCTGCTGGGCTACGCCTCCTACGCCGCGCTGAAGCTCGACGACACCATGGCCAAGACGCCAAAGGCGGTGCATGCGCTGCTCGATCCCGTATGGGAAAAGGCGTTGGAAAAGGCAGCCGCCGACCAGGTTGAGCTGGAGCGGCTCGCAACGGAAGCCGGCAGCAACGAAAAATTCGCCGCTTGGGACTGGCGCTTCTACCAGGAGAAGCTGCGCGCCGAGAAATTCGCCTTCGATGAGGCGGAGCTGAAACCCTACCTGCAGCTCGACCGTGTCATCGATGCCTGCTTCGACGTGGCGACAAAACTGTTCGGCATCACCTTCGAGGAGAAGAAGGGCATTGCCGCCTGGCATCCCGACGCGCGCGTGTTCGTCGTGAAGAATGCTGACGGCAGCGAGCGCGGCCTGTTCCTGGCCGACTATTTCGCACGGCCGTCAAAGCGCTCCGGCGCCTGGATGAGCGCGCTGAAGTCCGGCTACAAGCTGGGTCGCGGCTCGAAGCCGGTGATCTACAACATCATGAACTTCGCCAAGCCGCCGGTCGGCGAGCCGGCCTTGCTGTCGGTCGATGAAGCAAAGACGCTGTTCCACGAATTCGGCCACGCGCTGCACGGCATGCTGACTGACGTCACCTGGCCTTCGGTTGCCGGCACCTCGGTCAGCCGCGATTTCGTAGAGCTGCCCTCGCAGCTCTACGAGCACTGGCTGACGGTGCCGGCCGTGCTGGAAAAGCACGCGCTGCATGTGAAGACCGGCAAGCCGATGCCGAAGGCTCTGCTCGACAAGATGCTGGCGACACGCACTTTCGGTGCCGGCTTCGCCACCGTCGAATTCACCGCCTCGGCGCTGGTCGACATGGCCTATCACGCGCGGCCAAATGGTCCGGAAGAGCCGCTTCGTTTCGAAGCCGAAACGCTCGAGACGTTGCATATGCCGGACACCATCGCGATGCGTCACCGCACCCCGCATTTCGGCCATGTCTTTGCCGGCGACGGCTATTCGGCCGGCTACTATTCCTACATGTGGTCGGAAGTGCTCGACGCCGACGCCTTCGCCGCATTCGAGGAAACCGGCGACCCCTTCAACCCGGCGCTGGCCGAGCGGCTGCGCAAGAACATCTATGCTGCAGGAGGTTCGAAGGACCCTGAAGAGCTCTACACCGCGTTTCGCGGCAAGATGCCGTCGCCGGACGCGATGATGGCCAAGCGGGGATTGGTTTGA
- a CDS encoding M81 family metallopeptidase: protein MRIFTASLATETNTFSPVPTDRASFDMAFYAGPGKHPETPTLCSSPIVALRRRAAAEGLTVIEGTATWAEPGGLVQRQTYEALRDEILGQLQVALPVDAVILGLHGAMVAQGYDDCEGDLLERVRTMVGPDVVIAVELDPHSHLTPKRVAASNILAFFLEFPHTDFYERGEHVVELGLAAARGEIKPVISTFDCRMIQVLPTSREPMRSFVDRIKALHGKDGVLSVSVIHGFMAADVAEMGTRILVVTDNDKAKGDALAERLGRELYELREKTAMTMLSAAAGIDRAVAVCALKPGKPVVIADIWDNPGGGVPGDGTVVLRQMLARGLNKVGVATIWDPIAVTFCQAAGEGAIIDLRFGGKAGPQAGEPIDARVRVLKAVPEGWQSFGPSRVTLGPTALVRIEGTEVDIILNTNRTQTFEPDIFSNIGVDPMSKDILLIKSTNHFYAGFEPIAAEIIYVAAPSSYPSEPAVTNYTKLTRPIWPRVADPWKV from the coding sequence ATGCGCATCTTCACCGCCTCGCTGGCGACGGAAACCAACACCTTCTCGCCGGTGCCGACCGACCGGGCTTCATTCGATATGGCCTTCTATGCAGGTCCCGGCAAGCATCCGGAAACGCCGACGTTGTGCTCCTCGCCGATCGTCGCCTTGCGACGACGCGCGGCCGCCGAGGGCCTCACCGTCATCGAGGGCACCGCCACCTGGGCCGAGCCGGGTGGCCTCGTGCAGCGTCAGACCTATGAGGCGCTGCGCGACGAGATCCTCGGCCAGTTGCAGGTCGCGCTCCCCGTCGATGCGGTGATCCTCGGCCTGCATGGCGCCATGGTGGCGCAGGGCTATGACGATTGCGAAGGCGACCTGCTCGAGCGCGTCCGCACGATGGTCGGGCCGGATGTGGTGATCGCGGTGGAGCTCGATCCGCACAGCCATCTGACGCCGAAGCGGGTAGCCGCCTCCAACATCCTCGCCTTCTTCCTCGAATTTCCGCACACTGATTTCTACGAGCGCGGCGAGCATGTGGTGGAGCTTGGCCTTGCCGCGGCGCGTGGCGAGATCAAGCCGGTCATCTCGACCTTCGACTGCCGCATGATCCAGGTGCTGCCAACCAGCCGCGAGCCGATGCGCTCCTTTGTCGACCGCATCAAGGCGCTGCACGGCAAGGACGGCGTGCTGTCTGTCTCCGTCATTCATGGTTTCATGGCGGCCGACGTGGCCGAAATGGGTACGCGCATCCTGGTCGTCACCGACAATGACAAGGCCAAGGGCGATGCGCTGGCGGAGCGGCTGGGGCGGGAACTCTACGAGCTTCGCGAGAAGACGGCGATGACGATGCTGAGCGCCGCCGCCGGCATCGACCGGGCGGTGGCCGTGTGCGCGCTAAAGCCGGGCAAGCCGGTGGTCATCGCCGACATCTGGGACAATCCCGGCGGTGGCGTTCCCGGCGACGGCACCGTCGTGCTGCGGCAGATGCTGGCGCGTGGGTTGAACAAGGTCGGCGTGGCGACGATCTGGGATCCGATCGCGGTGACCTTCTGCCAGGCCGCGGGCGAGGGCGCCATCATCGACCTGCGCTTCGGCGGCAAGGCCGGGCCGCAGGCTGGCGAGCCGATCGACGCGCGCGTGCGCGTGCTGAAGGCGGTTCCCGAGGGATGGCAGAGTTTCGGACCGAGCCGCGTGACGCTCGGGCCGACCGCGTTGGTCCGCATCGAGGGCACCGAGGTCGACATCATCCTCAACACCAATCGCACCCAGACATTCGAGCCGGATATCTTTTCCAATATCGGCGTCGATCCGATGAGCAAGGATATCTTGCTGATCAAGTCGACCAACCATTTTTATGCAGGCTTCGAACCGATCGCCGCCGAGATCATCTATGTCGCGGCGCCGAGTTCGTATCCGAGCGAGCCAGCGGTGACGAATTACACCAAGCTGACGCGGCCGATCTGGCCTCGGGTGGCTGATCCTTGGAAGGTATGA
- a CDS encoding carbohydrate ABC transporter permease produces MNSKLKRTVIAWLLLAPLIVVTIFPFAVMFLTAVKPRQEVLSPTWWPSEFRWSNFSDMWVATGFGQALANSLYVSIIATVGAIIISVPAAYSMSRFRFAGYGAFRQFLLISQMISPIVLVLGLFRLMAAWGLIESTTALGVIYMAFNVAFTVWMLQSYFDTIPRDLEEAAWMEGAGRWLTLRKVFLPLCLPAIAVTAIFTFINAWNEFVVALTMLRSQESYTLPIQVFSLVAGRYTIEWHHVMAATLLATLPVAILFIWLQRYLVRGLALGAVK; encoded by the coding sequence ATGAACAGCAAGCTGAAGCGTACCGTCATCGCCTGGCTGCTGCTGGCGCCGCTGATCGTGGTGACGATCTTTCCCTTCGCCGTGATGTTCCTCACCGCGGTCAAGCCAAGGCAGGAAGTGCTGTCGCCGACCTGGTGGCCGAGCGAGTTCCGCTGGTCGAACTTTTCCGACATGTGGGTGGCGACCGGCTTTGGCCAGGCGCTCGCCAACTCGCTCTACGTGTCGATCATCGCCACGGTCGGCGCCATCATCATCTCCGTTCCCGCCGCCTACTCCATGTCGCGATTTCGCTTCGCCGGCTACGGTGCCTTCCGCCAGTTCCTGCTGATCTCGCAGATGATCTCGCCGATCGTGCTGGTGCTCGGCCTGTTCCGCCTGATGGCCGCCTGGGGCCTGATCGAAAGCACGACTGCGCTCGGCGTCATCTACATGGCGTTCAACGTCGCTTTCACCGTATGGATGCTGCAAAGCTACTTCGACACCATTCCGCGCGATCTCGAGGAAGCCGCCTGGATGGAAGGCGCCGGCCGCTGGCTGACCTTGCGCAAAGTGTTCCTGCCGCTATGCCTGCCGGCGATCGCGGTGACCGCCATCTTCACCTTCATCAATGCCTGGAACGAATTCGTCGTGGCGCTCACCATGCTGCGCAGCCAGGAGAGCTACACCTTGCCGATCCAGGTGTTTTCGCTGGTCGCCGGCCGCTACACGATCGAATGGCACCATGTGATGGCCGCGACGCTGCTCGCGACCTTGCCGGTGGCGATCCTGTTCATCTGGCTGCAGCGCTATCTGGTCCGGGGCCTGGCGCTCGGGGCGGTCAAGTAG
- a CDS encoding carbohydrate ABC transporter permease yields the protein MQNRFLPYLLTLPSLFLAAVVIFWPVWDLIQISLHDVNRFGQLRELNDFGNYQAFLADPDFLSALLRTGLWTVLVVGGALLVSVPVAMILNTDFYGRGLARVIIMLPWAVSLTMTAVVWRWALNGESGMLNSALMGLGLIHENIQWLARAETAFPMQVLIGILVTVPFTTTIFLGGLSSIPEDLYEAAALEGATPVQQFREITFPLLKPFINIAIVLNTIYVFNSFPIIWVMTQGGPANSTDILVTHLYKLAFRIGKLGEASAVSLVMLAILLVFTMIYVRLAMREQRA from the coding sequence ATGCAGAATCGTTTCCTGCCCTATCTCCTGACCCTGCCCAGCCTGTTCCTGGCGGCGGTGGTCATCTTCTGGCCGGTCTGGGACCTGATCCAGATTTCGCTCCACGATGTGAACCGTTTTGGCCAGCTGCGCGAGCTCAACGATTTCGGCAACTACCAGGCCTTCCTCGCCGATCCCGACTTCCTCTCGGCGCTGCTGCGCACCGGCTTGTGGACCGTCCTGGTGGTTGGCGGCGCGCTGCTGGTATCGGTGCCCGTGGCGATGATCCTCAACACCGACTTCTATGGCCGCGGCCTCGCCCGCGTCATCATCATGCTGCCCTGGGCGGTCTCGCTCACCATGACGGCGGTGGTCTGGCGCTGGGCGCTGAACGGCGAAAGCGGCATGCTGAATTCCGCGCTGATGGGGCTCGGCCTGATCCATGAGAACATCCAGTGGCTGGCGCGGGCCGAGACGGCGTTCCCGATGCAGGTGCTGATCGGCATCCTGGTGACGGTGCCGTTCACGACGACCATCTTCCTCGGCGGCCTGTCATCGATCCCCGAGGACCTCTACGAGGCGGCGGCACTTGAGGGCGCGACGCCCGTGCAGCAATTCCGGGAGATTACCTTCCCGCTGCTGAAGCCGTTCATCAACATCGCCATCGTGCTCAACACGATCTATGTCTTCAATTCCTTCCCGATCATCTGGGTGATGACGCAGGGCGGGCCGGCCAACTCGACCGACATCCTGGTCACCCATCTCTACAAGCTGGCCTTCCGCATCGGCAAGCTGGGGGAAGCGTCGGCCGTGTCGCTGGTGATGCTGGCCATATTGCTGGTCTTCACCATGATCTATGTGCGGCTGGCGATGCGGGAGCAACGCGCATGA
- a CDS encoding ABC transporter substrate-binding protein, producing MNLAKWTVGLMAGMSLMALAAQADAGEVRVTVAEYSAKTGPYFEGVKKEFEAANPGITVKFEVVPWDVLLQKLTTDITAGTNADLSIIGTRWLIDFVQQGVAEPLDSYITPDFKGRFIDTFMSPSIMEGKTYGLPIAASARAMYYNKELFEKAGIAKPPATWTELQEDARKIKALGSGTFGFGLQGKEIETDVYYYYVMWSQGTEILNKDGTSGLGTPGALEAAKLYKSMIDEGLTEPGVTSNNREDVQNLFKQGKVGMMITAPFLSNQIKDEAPKLKYGVAAIPAGPTGARGTYGVTDSIIMFKNSKNKDEAWKLLDFLFTKEQRAKFTQGEGFLPVNKEEAKMDYYVNNADLAAFTALLPDARFAPVIPGWEEVAQITSDAMQKIYLGGDPEAGLKDAAAKANAVLKK from the coding sequence ATGAACCTTGCAAAATGGACTGTCGGCCTGATGGCCGGAATGAGCTTGATGGCGCTCGCGGCGCAGGCGGATGCCGGCGAGGTGCGGGTCACCGTCGCCGAATACAGCGCCAAGACCGGTCCCTATTTCGAGGGCGTCAAAAAGGAATTCGAGGCGGCGAACCCCGGCATCACCGTCAAGTTCGAGGTGGTGCCGTGGGATGTTCTCCTCCAGAAGCTGACCACCGACATCACCGCCGGCACCAATGCCGACCTGTCGATCATCGGCACGCGCTGGCTGATCGATTTCGTCCAGCAGGGCGTCGCCGAGCCACTGGACAGCTACATCACACCTGATTTCAAGGGCCGCTTCATCGACACCTTCATGTCGCCGTCGATCATGGAGGGCAAGACCTACGGCCTGCCGATCGCGGCTTCGGCGCGCGCCATGTACTACAACAAGGAACTCTTCGAGAAGGCCGGCATCGCCAAGCCGCCGGCAACCTGGACCGAGTTGCAGGAAGACGCCCGCAAGATCAAGGCGCTGGGCTCCGGCACCTTCGGTTTCGGCCTGCAGGGCAAGGAGATCGAGACCGACGTCTATTACTACTACGTAATGTGGTCCCAGGGCACCGAGATCCTCAACAAGGACGGCACGTCGGGGCTGGGCACGCCTGGCGCTCTCGAAGCCGCCAAGCTCTACAAGTCGATGATCGACGAAGGGCTGACCGAGCCGGGCGTCACCTCCAACAACCGCGAGGACGTGCAGAACCTGTTCAAGCAGGGCAAGGTCGGCATGATGATTACCGCACCCTTCCTGTCCAACCAGATCAAGGACGAGGCGCCGAAACTGAAATATGGCGTGGCGGCTATCCCGGCTGGACCGACCGGCGCGCGCGGCACCTATGGCGTGACGGATTCCATTATCATGTTCAAGAACTCCAAGAACAAGGATGAGGCCTGGAAGCTGCTCGACTTCCTGTTCACCAAGGAACAGCGCGCCAAGTTCACGCAAGGCGAAGGCTTCCTGCCGGTGAACAAGGAAGAGGCGAAAATGGACTACTATGTGAACAATGCCGATCTGGCGGCGTTCACCGCGCTGCTGCCGGATGCCCGCTTCGCGCCGGTCATTCCGGGCTGGGAAGAGGTCGCGCAGATCACGTCAGATGCCATGCAGAAGATCTACCTCGGCGGCGACCCCGAGGCAGGCTTGAAGGATGCAGCGGCGAAGGCCAACGCGGTGCTCAAGAAATAA
- a CDS encoding SDR family NAD(P)-dependent oxidoreductase, with the protein MGSKAEFEGKTVVVTGAGGGLGSAIVALMAQRGARVIGCDQSSEALTSPHLASRHVFNLLERASIEGAISAVLDKDGVPDILINNAGWTRAETLSALTPDKIEQELDLNLTGVMHFADPLVKAMAGRGSGSVVFISSVNAIAHFGNPAYAAAKAGINAYAKAIAVELGRSGLRANVVCPGSIRTAAWDHRLAKDPEILGKLQRLYPLGRIVNASEVAEAVAFLASERASGITGVVMPVDAGLTAGCLPFIDDILGA; encoded by the coding sequence GTGGGTTCGAAAGCCGAGTTCGAAGGCAAGACTGTCGTGGTGACCGGCGCCGGCGGCGGCCTCGGCTCGGCGATCGTGGCGCTGATGGCGCAGAGGGGCGCACGGGTCATCGGCTGCGACCAGTCGAGCGAGGCGTTGACGAGCCCGCACCTTGCCTCCCGCCATGTCTTCAACCTTCTCGAGCGGGCTTCGATCGAGGGGGCGATCAGCGCGGTCCTCGACAAGGATGGCGTGCCGGATATCCTCATCAACAATGCCGGCTGGACGCGCGCCGAGACATTGTCCGCCCTGACGCCGGACAAGATCGAACAGGAACTCGACCTCAACCTGACCGGCGTGATGCATTTCGCCGATCCGCTGGTCAAGGCGATGGCTGGCCGAGGCTCCGGCAGCGTCGTCTTCATCTCCTCGGTCAATGCCATCGCGCACTTCGGCAACCCCGCCTATGCGGCGGCCAAGGCCGGCATCAACGCCTATGCAAAAGCGATTGCCGTCGAACTCGGCCGCAGCGGCCTGCGCGCCAATGTGGTCTGCCCGGGCTCGATCCGCACCGCCGCCTGGGACCATCGCCTTGCCAAGGACCCCGAAATCCTCGGCAAGCTGCAGCGGCTCTACCCGCTTGGCCGCATCGTCAATGCTTCGGAAGTGGCCGAGGCCGTGGCTTTCCTTGCATCCGAGCGCGCATCGGGCATAACCGGCGTGGTGATGCCGGTGGATGCCGGGCTGACGGCTGGCTGCCTGCCCTTCATCGACGACATATTGGGAGCGTGA
- a CDS encoding ABC transporter ATP-binding protein has translation MTDVEFRDLSKSFGQHKILENISLDIKSGEFVVLVGPSGCGKSTLLRMLAGLETISSGDLLIGGVRANELPPQKRNIAMVFQSYALFPHLKASDNIGFGPKIRGETRTAIDDKVKKASGVLNLFSYLDRYPRQLSGGQRQRVAMGRAIVREPSVFLFDEPLSNLDAQLRVQMRTEIKALHQRLKSTIVYVTHDQIEAMTMADRIVVMDRGKIQQVGPPLELYDRPANKFVASFLGSPSMSFVSGTLKAAPEKSWFESAGGGRLVLAGKAAPAAGVVEAGIRPEHFVIGEAEDAMAIKVDVVEPTGSETHIYGTIGADTVRAVFRDRVHARPGDLLPVTVDPGNVHLFDKASGLPL, from the coding sequence ATGACCGACGTCGAGTTTCGCGACCTGTCGAAATCGTTCGGGCAGCACAAGATCCTCGAAAACATCAGCCTCGACATCAAGAGCGGCGAGTTCGTCGTGCTGGTCGGGCCATCGGGCTGCGGCAAGTCGACCTTGCTGCGCATGCTGGCCGGGTTGGAGACGATCAGCTCAGGCGACCTGCTGATCGGCGGCGTGCGCGCCAACGAACTGCCGCCGCAGAAACGCAACATCGCCATGGTCTTCCAGTCCTATGCGCTGTTTCCGCACCTGAAGGCATCGGACAATATCGGCTTTGGCCCCAAGATCCGCGGCGAAACCCGGACTGCCATCGACGACAAGGTCAAGAAGGCGTCGGGCGTGCTGAACCTCTTCTCCTATCTCGACCGCTATCCCCGGCAATTGTCGGGCGGCCAGCGCCAGCGCGTCGCCATGGGCCGCGCCATCGTGCGGGAGCCGTCGGTCTTCCTGTTCGACGAGCCGCTGTCCAACCTTGATGCGCAATTGCGCGTCCAGATGCGCACCGAGATCAAGGCGCTGCACCAGCGACTGAAGTCGACCATCGTCTATGTCACCCATGACCAGATCGAGGCCATGACCATGGCCGACCGCATCGTGGTGATGGACCGCGGCAAGATCCAGCAGGTCGGGCCGCCGCTGGAGCTCTACGACAGGCCGGCCAACAAATTCGTCGCCAGCTTCCTCGGCTCCCCGTCGATGAGTTTTGTTTCCGGAACGCTCAAAGCAGCGCCTGAGAAAAGCTGGTTCGAGTCGGCCGGTGGCGGGCGGCTAGTGCTTGCCGGCAAGGCCGCGCCGGCGGCCGGCGTGGTGGAAGCCGGCATCCGGCCCGAGCACTTCGTCATCGGCGAGGCCGAGGACGCGATGGCGATCAAGGTCGACGTGGTCGAGCCGACCGGCTCCGAGACCCATATCTACGGCACCATTGGCGCCGACACAGTGCGCGCCGTGTTCCGCGACAGGGTTCATGCGCGCCCCGGCGACCTGCTGCCGGTGACCGTCGACCCCGGCAACGTACATTTGTTCGACAAGGCGTCAGGCCTGCCGCTGTGA
- a CDS encoding MurR/RpiR family transcriptional regulator — MKTPADIITRLQLMSQDGTKSDRRLANLVLSDLDFASKAAISEIAARVGVSEPTVTRFCRNLGCEGLRDFKFYLAQAIAIGGQYLSPEPLSRDAREQRIASAITEAAIASIQRTSENLDMTTLVDVAARIATSGNVLCIGSGGISSMMATEMQNRLFRLGVSVLAQIDGQLQRMYAAVATPDTTVVAFSVSGYARSVIEAVQVAQQYGATTVAITAPDSALAKTADTVIQWQPLEDGNIYKPTSSRYALLAIVDMIVTSVAETRGPKVLENLRRIKQSVNTLKVDDPRLPLGD, encoded by the coding sequence ATGAAAACGCCGGCCGACATCATCACGCGCCTGCAGCTGATGTCGCAGGACGGCACCAAGTCGGATCGCCGGCTGGCGAACCTCGTGCTGTCCGATCTCGACTTCGCATCCAAGGCGGCGATCTCGGAGATTGCCGCGCGCGTCGGCGTCAGCGAGCCGACGGTGACCCGCTTCTGCCGCAATCTCGGCTGCGAGGGCCTGCGCGATTTCAAGTTCTATCTGGCGCAGGCCATCGCCATCGGCGGCCAGTACCTGTCGCCCGAACCGCTGAGCCGCGATGCCCGCGAGCAGCGCATCGCCTCCGCCATCACCGAAGCCGCGATCGCATCCATCCAGCGTACCAGCGAGAACCTCGACATGACGACGCTGGTCGACGTCGCCGCGCGCATCGCGACCTCCGGCAATGTGCTGTGCATCGGCTCCGGCGGCATTTCATCGATGATGGCTACCGAGATGCAGAACCGGCTGTTCAGGCTGGGCGTGTCGGTGCTGGCGCAGATCGATGGTCAGTTGCAGCGCATGTACGCCGCCGTTGCCACGCCGGACACAACCGTGGTCGCCTTTTCGGTTTCCGGCTATGCGCGATCCGTCATCGAGGCGGTGCAGGTCGCCCAGCAATATGGCGCCACCACGGTCGCCATCACGGCGCCGGACTCAGCGCTTGCCAAAACCGCCGACACGGTCATCCAGTGGCAACCGCTCGAGGATGGCAACATCTACAAGCCGACCTCGTCGCGCTACGCGCTGCTGGCGATCGTCGACATGATCGTCACGTCGGTCGCGGAGACACGCGGCCCGAAGGTGCTGGAGAACCTGCGCCGCATCAAGCAGAGCGTGAACACGCTGAAGGTAGACGATCCCCGCCTGCCGCTGGGGGATTGA
- a CDS encoding DUF167 family protein, producing the protein MSAPFRTRENGIELFVRLTPKSSMDRLEGIETSADGRSHLKARVRAVPENGAANTALERLVGKTLGVPASAVSVVAGGTARLKTLRVVGEPATLARSVEALSA; encoded by the coding sequence ATGAGCGCGCCGTTCCGCACCCGCGAGAACGGCATCGAGCTGTTCGTCCGGCTGACACCGAAGTCTTCCATGGACCGGCTTGAAGGCATCGAGACATCGGCGGATGGGCGAAGCCATTTGAAGGCGCGGGTTCGCGCCGTGCCGGAAAACGGCGCCGCCAACACGGCGCTGGAAAGACTGGTCGGCAAGACGCTTGGCGTACCGGCATCGGCTGTCTCGGTCGTCGCCGGCGGCACCGCCAGGTTGAAGACGCTGCGCGTTGTCGGCGAGCCGGCGACGTTGGCAAGGAGCGTTGAGGCGCTCAGCGCATAA
- a CDS encoding YggT family protein produces MLALIQTIVMALDLYWWIIIASAIFSWLYAFNVVNSKNQFVGSIGNMLYRLTEPALRPIRRFMPDLGGIDISPIILLLLLFFVRQFILTTVAPLVL; encoded by the coding sequence ATGCTCGCCCTTATTCAAACAATCGTCATGGCGCTTGACCTCTACTGGTGGATCATCATCGCCTCGGCGATCTTTTCCTGGCTCTACGCCTTCAACGTGGTCAATTCGAAAAACCAGTTCGTCGGCAGCATCGGCAACATGCTCTACCGGCTGACCGAGCCTGCCTTGCGGCCGATCCGCCGCTTCATGCCGGATCTGGGCGGCATCGACATCTCGCCGATCATCCTGCTACTGCTCCTCTTCTTCGTCAGGCAGTTCATTCTCACCACGGTAGCGCCGCTGGTCCTGTGA
- a CDS encoding helix-turn-helix transcriptional regulator: MPIRENIAANLRRLCKDHASVSAVCRELRINRTQFERYLQGQTVPNKATAKLICDYFHIDEAELYQDHGGSAAGVPGLPAVSESLFKQLIRPPSPSIAGGTYFTYFSIPGRADLLVRSVTFVRRDAELVTFRRVTGWSERRGSTWARARGNHYGVAIARLNWIYFSGVNRRQTGEPSLISVQWAPISEPVLTGKAMLLTESGPAFVSVIMRQEVSNISPRHAIRMAHVISLDDPDVDQLVVSLTRDGVR; encoded by the coding sequence GTGCCCATTCGCGAGAATATCGCTGCGAACCTTAGACGGCTGTGTAAGGACCATGCCTCGGTAAGCGCGGTATGCCGGGAACTGCGCATCAACCGCACGCAGTTCGAGCGCTACCTGCAAGGCCAGACTGTTCCAAACAAGGCCACGGCCAAGCTCATATGCGACTACTTCCATATCGACGAGGCCGAACTGTACCAGGACCACGGCGGTTCGGCAGCGGGGGTTCCGGGCTTGCCTGCCGTTTCCGAAAGCCTGTTCAAGCAGTTGATACGCCCGCCGAGCCCATCGATAGCGGGGGGAACCTATTTCACCTACTTCTCCATCCCGGGTCGCGCCGACCTGTTGGTGCGGTCGGTGACCTTTGTCCGGCGCGACGCGGAGCTGGTCACATTCAGGAGAGTGACTGGATGGTCCGAACGCCGCGGATCGACATGGGCCCGTGCACGCGGCAATCACTACGGGGTGGCGATCGCACGCCTGAATTGGATCTATTTCAGCGGGGTCAATCGCCGGCAGACCGGCGAGCCGTCGCTCATCTCGGTCCAGTGGGCACCCATCTCGGAACCGGTCCTGACGGGAAAGGCGATGCTGTTGACCGAGTCCGGACCGGCATTTGTCTCTGTTATCATGCGCCAAGAAGTTTCCAACATTAGTCCCAGACATGCGATCCGGATGGCTCACGTCATCAGCCTTGATGACCCCGATGTCGATCAACTCGTGGTCAGCCTTACCAGGGATGGCGTCAGATAA